The Fusarium oxysporum f. sp. lycopersici 4287 chromosome 1, whole genome shotgun sequence DNA segment TGTGGCCTCGGGGAGAAAGACACATCAAACCTTGATAAGGTGCCAAAATAAAATCGACAAACGACACCCTAAACTTACCTTAGGTAGTAGGTATGCTAACTTCTGTAAGTACCTTATTCTTGCCACTTAGGGTCGAGGTCttgagttttcttgcctcccctacCTAAGGAAGGTAGGTACTTACTTATCTGAGGTTGAGAAAGGGTGAGGGAGCTCTTTCCTAGAAGCAGCGCCCGAATAAGACCTTCTTTGCATATAATAGTTTCCGAGTCCAGAGAAGATGCTTCCTAGGAAGACACGTCGTGTAAGTGCTGTCATGTTGCTACCTGCCTAGGTAAGTGCCTGCCACAAGAAGTCTATCATATTGGATGCTTTGGTATACAATGTGACAAAACCACTGCATTGCCCCTACTTTCGCCGAGACTTAATCATACATGGTATGAAACGTGATTGCCAGGCTCTGATGACATGTTATTTAACGAAGTGGTCTACTAAGTCAGGTGTCAGGTGTGTGGTTTCGGTAGTCACTCAAAATATTTCTCGGAAACCAAGCTAGGTACTATGTATTGATGCATATCTCTGATGCATCATCATTATGCCTATCATTGAAACTCCACACGGATTGAGGCCACTTGTTCAGTTGGACCTTAAGGTTCAAGGCAGCAGCTGTGTGATCTGCTGAGACTTAACATTAAAGTTattgtgtgtgtgtgtgtttttttttgggCGTGGTGTATGATACCTTACATTATGTTGTGTTGAAAATAAACACCTTATTTTGTTATAGTGCTTTGAGGCCTTTGGCTTTACTTCGCGTATTGCTATGTAGGCgttttaacttttaaatcATTGAAACTCCGTTGACTTTCTGGCGTTTTTAAGAGCGCCTGTCGTGCACCTGATACTACATAAACACACTCTCCTTCGTCATGCGCCTTAACCTGATCGTCATATATCACTCCATGTCCCTCAACTCCCATTTGCCTGATGCGTATCATAAACACTGAAATCCGTAAACGCCTTCCCATGGTTCCAAAGTTAGTTGCTAAAATTGAAGAGGGTATTCGGATACATAGCCCAGAGCAGTTCGTGTCGGTGACAGCTCAGACTGTTTCGTCGCGACGGGCTATTGTACGTATGCTCGCCATAAGTCGATCCATGAATTCCATAGATTCACCTCCAGGAACGTCTGCAAACTCTTGTTGTCCGGAAGAGGTGCTCGTCGCCAGCGCAGTTGTATCGATTGCGTGTACCAAGTTTGAACCCGTAGATGTCAACTTGCTATCCTGGAAAGGTGAAGCACCCTGCTGttgtgttgaggctgaggctgaacCTTGCGAAGAGATCTGAGCAACGCCCGGCAACCGCGGAATTGGAATGGGGGTCTTGGAAACCTTAGTCCCAAGATTTTGATTGTTCAAAGGCTGTCCATTCGACAATGTCTGCTGAGGTGCCCGGATCGGTTTTGCAGGCTTGGGCGTAGCAGGTGAGCCTTTGCTCTCGGATTGTTGCAAGATCGGCTTTCCGGCGGCAACGGGAGCAGGGGTCTTAGACGTAGGCGCCATCGAAGCCAGAAAGTTTGCAGGCAACGGTACTGGCGACTCTTTCGGGGGTATCTGGATTGGCTGTTCAGCCGACCCTTCATTCCTATCGAGAATTCCAGGTACTTACCTTGTATTCCTTAAAAATCGTCCCAATCTTAGGTTTACTGCTCTGGTTAGGGGGCTGGGCAGTCTGTGGGGACTTCTGCTGAGGCTTTTCTTCAGCCTTTTGCGGAGGCTTCTGCGGAGGCCTCTGCTGGGGCTTCGGGGTCGACTTTTGCGGCTGCGCCTGTGGCTGCACCTGTGGCTGCATTGGTGCCTGTacttgtgcttgtgtcggTGCATGCGTTTGCACAGGCATAGGGGGCAAATACTGTTGTTTTATCGCAGGCCGAGGAAACTGGCTGAAGCTGGGGGTGCCAGTTCCTGGAGATGGCGTGGGCACTTGCTTCAAGTTCGGTTGTTGGCTGATCCGAAGCTGGCTCCCAGGAGACGCATGGTGGCCATGCGCCGGAGGATGGTGGTGTAGAGGCTGGTAGGCGCCGAAATTCTGACTGCTCTGGAATCTATTATCTTTGATGGTACCGTTGAGATACGCATCCTTGTTGGCCATAATATGAGCCCTGAAGTTGCCCTCGTATCCGTTGGTGAAGCCTCCCCAAGCAGCATATGGCGTCCGGTACTTAGTCGAGTCCCTATGGAGGTTAGCAAAGGACCAATGTGTTAAGTAGATAATACGTACCTGTTATGGTTGACCTGGAAAAAGGGATACTTTTGGAATATAGATACATCTGCCTGCAAAGCCACTCTTGCTTGCGGTGCCTGGTGGTGGTTTGCAGGTGCTGGAGCCTGGTATGGTTGTGGATAGGGATGGGCTACTCCAGGATGACTAGGGGTTGGTGCAGGAAGGGCAGAGGTATATCTTCCGTGCCACTGGTTCTGCTGATAATGTGGCAATGCGTTCGCAGAACTCTGCACCCTGGGTGTGCTTCCGGGAGGTGTATAGGCGGGCGATTGCCTAACCTCGAACTTTTGAGCAGAGTAGGCGGGAGCGGCTTGTTGTCCTGAAAGTGTAGGTTGTGCATATGGATAACGATAGTTCCCGGGCTGTTGCTGGACTGGAACGGGCGAAGGGGCAGCTGGTGTGAATCTTTGAGTGGTGAAGTTGCCCATCGCAGGGTAATTGTTAGAAGCAGGGGTTCGTGGCTTGTACATATATGGCTTGTCGAGTCGTGCTGCAGGATAAGGCGCGGCGGGCTGGTAGGCTTGCCGTGGAGGATATGCTGGAACCGGCCTTGGGGGCTTGACAGGTTTGGGAACTGTCGATAGGAAATTACCCCTCGGATTATGACGTGGGTTGCTAGGATCTTCAGTGAATTGGGCGCGGGCTTCTGTCGATGTCTTAGGCAAATAATACCAAATTTGGTCGGGTTTGCAGAAATCGATCTTGACTTGTTCTTTGTTTCCGACAGGGTGGCTGTTGAATTCGGCCCAAGTACAGCCTTCAACGAAAGGATCATCCTTCTGGGGCTTGCCGTCATGAAGTCGTTTTGTTttgagcttctccttggccttctggGACGCAGGCATCGGAATGGCCTTTGCCGATGCCTTTGGCAGGCGATAATCGGCTGGGTCGGGTACCAGTAGCCATTTCCATTCGACTTCGAGGCGGTCACTGCAAGCGGTTAGTTTGGATTTGACGACATCGAGTTTCTGATAGATTCTAGCATACCCATTTGGCAAGATGTCAATAAGCAACGTTTGCTCATCGTGTCGGTTTTCAACCACGACACCAGCAAAGATGTCGCCCTTGAAGTATTGCAACTGGCAGGTCTCGCCAGGCTGAAGCTTTGAAGCTGCCGTTCGGACTCGTGAATCAGTCTCCAACGCATCTCCATCAAGCTTCCTATCTCGCTTCGTCCGATGGTATCGACAACTGAACTCGAAGGCTTGCTCCTTGTATTCTGTGCCATCTTCACCGAAGACTGggatttcttcttcttcgacgaAAACACCAGCTGCGGCTGCGCATGTTGCATGATAAGCCCGGGCGCATCTCTTTTGGGAGCATTGGAAGCAAGCGCCCTGTTTGGAACGGCAGTAGAGACACTTAAGTTCGAATCGATCTTTGTGGATTTCAGACACATTGACGACAGTCTCTTGTCCGTCGATCGTTTCGGTATACGTCTCTGGCAGATAGTGCGCACAAAGTCGATGAGCTTTTCGACCATCATCTGTGAGCAATAGATCGGCCGATGGAGTGTCGTTAGGGCAGAGGCAGCAGGGTGGTTCGGCTTTCGATTTGAGACGAAGtctgatcttcttgaccttgcctCCCTTCTCGCCAGGTGCACGCTTTCGCTTGCGGCCAGCCAGTCTGAACTTGACACCAGAGCCAGAAGGTGGTGTTGGCATGTCACCTTgttcatcttcgtcatcttcctcgtcgtcctcgGTTTCTTCATATTCTGTTTCTTCTCCACGTAATTTGCGCTCGATGTCGTAGACATTAATCCAGACACTGTCTTGCGCTTCGGCACACTCGCACTTTTTGGCGATTTTACCAATGTCTAGCCAAGAATCGAGTGCGAAATTGACAGCCTCGGCACAGTTGTAGCCCAGGTTGTAACCAGAATGGTATCCATATGGATAGGTCACGACGAACTCTCCAGGGTAAGATACGCATTTGTTGACAGTGATGTTATAATGCGACTTCAAATGCTGAGGCGAGATGAGGAATCCTTTGTGGCGAAGAAACTGATCACAGGCCTTAGCATCTGTAGGCCAGATATTCTTCATCGCAGCCTCGAACCGGCGGGCATCGGCTTGGGAGATACTGTACCACTGCTTGGGAGCACCAAAGTGAAGGTAGTTGATACTGTAaagatcaacatcttcaagatgccaAGCAAATGTTGCTTTCCACATGCCAAGGTAGAGATAAGCTGTGTTGACTCCTGGAACCTTTTCGCCCAAGACATCCAAAAGATTAGGCAGCTTGTTTAAATTCCACTGTTCGGTGGATTCGTCAAAAAGCGTACCCATCAGATCAGCGCCGTAGAGGGGAGGTGCGTAGGTAAGGGTCTTCCAATAAGCCCTCTCAAGTTCCTCGCAGCGTTCAGGGGTATACTCGGATATGTCCATCTTGTAATCCCAGTCTTTAAAAGCAGCTTCATCGATCATAGCGGATCCCTCTCGGCGACTGTATTTGCGACGGGCCGAGACTGTTTGTGTCTTGGTTCTTGCCTGTCGGAGGCCACCCATGCGACCAACAGTAGGTTCATaatcctcctcaacctcttcaccaGGATCCTTCTCTACTGACTCGACAGGTTTATCCTCAGTCTCAGCAACCTCTGGCTTGGG contains these protein-coding regions:
- a CDS encoding hypothetical protein (At least one base has a quality score < 10); its protein translation is MSESTSTSIDAGIAVAATPHSHDTVVTTPPVDTNTKNPTTAQPGATFLHSPPDSNNTAKSDGSDSESELSDLEDEPILSDPPQPVSSSDNVNSDDKKEDADEDIDIGEVLPDSWSGAVPIFKPTMHQFKDFKRFMEAVDSYGMKSGIIKVIPPQEWKDALPKLDDLVKQVKVREPIKQDIMGSNGTYRQVNILHGRSYNLPQWRQLCDQSEHQPPARRGERRANAEKPKTRTRAATATVAKPADPSTPKKRGRGRPAKRGGRGKRLKQEQADDNEDRPMTPVSPKPEVAETEDKPVESVEKDPGEEVEEDYEPTVGRMGGLRQARTKTQTVSARRKYSRREGSAMIDEAAFKDWDYKMDISEYTPERCEELERAYWKTLTYAPPLYGADLMGTLFDESTEQWNLNKLPNLLDVLGEKVPGVNTAYLYLGMWKATFAWHLEDVDLYSINYLHFGAPKQWYSISQADARRFEAAMKNIWPTDAKACDQFLRHKGFLISPQHLKSHYNITVNKCVSYPGEFVVTYPYGYHSGYNLGYNCAEAVNFALDSWLDIGKIAKKCECAEAQDSVWINVYDIERKLRGEETEYEETEDDEEDDEDEQGDMPTPPSGSGVKFRLAGRKRKRAPGEKGGKVKKIRLRLKSKAEPPCCLCPNDTPSADLLLTDDGRKAHRLCAHYLPETYTETIDGQETVVNVSEIHKDRFELKCLYCRSKQGACFQCSQKRCARAYHATCAAAAGVFVEEEEIPVFGEDGTEYKEQAFEFSCRYHRTKRDRKLDGDALETDSRVRTAASKLQPGETCQLQYFKGDIFAGVVVENRHDEQTLLIDILPNGDRLEVEWKWLLVPDPADYRLPKASAKAIPMPASQKAKEKLKTKRLHDGKPQKDDPFVEGCTWAEFNSHPVGNKEQVKIDFCKPDQIWYYLPKTSTEARAQFTEDPSNPRHNPRGNFLSTVPKPVKPPRPVPAYPPRQAYQPAAPYPAARLDKPYMYKPRTPASNNYPAMGNFTTQRFTPAAPSPVPVQQQPGNYRYPYAQPTLSGQQAAPAYSAQKFEVRQSPAYTPPGSTPRVQSSANALPHYQQNQWHGRYTSALPAPTPSHPGVAHPYPQPYQAPAPANHHQAPQARVALQADVSIFQKYPFFQVNHNRDSTKYRTPYAAWGGFTNGYEGNFRAHIMANKDAYLNGTIKDNRFQSSQNFGAYQPLHHHPPAHGHHASPGSQLRISQQPNLKQVPTPSPGTGTPSFSQFPRPAIKQQYLPPMPVQTHAPTQAQVQAPMQPQVQPQAQPQKSTPKPQQRPPQKPPQKAEEKPQQKSPQTAQPPNQSSKPKIGTIFKEYKIPPKESPVPLPANFLASMAPTSKTPAPVAAGKPILQQSESKGSPATPKPAKPIRAPQQTLSNGQPLNNQNLGTKVSKTPIPIPRLPGVAQISSQGSASASTQQQGASPFQDSKLTSTGSNLVHAIDTTALATSTSSGQQEFADVPGGESMEFMDRLMASIRTIARRDETV
- a CDS encoding hypothetical protein (At least one base has a quality score < 10); its protein translation is MSESTSTSIDAGIAVAATPHSHDTVVTTPPVDTNTKNPTTAQPGATFLHSPPDSNNTAKSDGSDSESELSDLEDEPILSDPPQPVSSSDNVNSDDKKEDADEDIDIGEVLPDSWSGAVPIFKPTMHQFKDFKRFMEAVDSYGMKSGIIKVIPPQEWKDALPKLDDLVKQVKVREPIKQDIMGSNGTYRQVNILHGRSYNLPQWRQLCDQSEHQPPARRGERRANAEKPKTRTRAATATVAKPADPSTPKKRGRGRPAKRGGRGKRLKQEQADDNEDRPMTPVSPKPEVAETEDKPVESVEKDPGEEVEEDYEPTVGRMGGLRQARTKTQTVSARRKYSRREGSAMIDEAAFKDWDYKMDISEYTPERCEELERAYWKTLTYAPPLYGADLMGTLFDESTEQWNLNKLPNLLDVLGEKVPGVNTAYLYLGMWKATFAWHLEDVDLYSINYLHFGAPKQWYSISQADARRFEAAMKNIWPTDAKACDQFLRHKGFLISPQHLKSHYNITVNKCVSYPGEFVVTYPYGYHSGYNLGYNCAEAVNFALDSWLDIGKIAKKCECAEAQDSVWINVYDIERKLRGEETEYEETEDDEEDDEDEQGDMPTPPSGSGVKFRLAGRKRKRAPGEKGGKVKKIRLRLKSKAEPPCCLCPNDTPSADLLLTDDGRKAHRLCAHYLPETYTETIDGQETVVNVSEIHKDRFELKCLYCRSKQGACFQCSQKRCARAYHATCAAAAGVFVEEEEIPVFGEDGTEYKEQAFEFSCRYHRTKRDRKLDGDALETDSRVRTAASKLQPGETCQLQYFKGDIFAGVVVENRHDEQTLLIDILPNGDRLEVEWKWLLVPDPADYRLPKASAKAIPMPASQKAKEKLKTKRLHDGKPQKDDPFVEGCTWAEFNSHPVGNKEQVKIDFCKPDQIWYYLPKTSTEARAQFTEDPSNPRHNPRGNFLSTVPKPVKPPRPVPAYPPRQAYQPAAPYPAARLDKPYMYKPRTPASNNYPAMGNFTTQRFTPAAPSPVPVQQQPGNYRYPYAQPTLSGQQAAPAYSAQKFEVRQSPAYTPPGSTPRVQSSANALPHYQQNQWHGRYTSALPAPTPSHPGVAHPYPQPYQAPAPANHHQAPQARVALQADVSIFQKYPFFQVNHNRDSTKYRTPYAAWGGFTNGYEGNFRAHIMANKDAYLNGTIKDNRFQSSQNFGAYQPLHHHPPAHGHHASPGSQLRISQQPNLKQVPTPSPGTGTPSFSQFPRPAIKQQYLPPMPVQTHAPTQAQVQAPMQPQVQPQAQPQKSTPKPQQRPPQKPPQKAEEKPQQKSPQTAQPPNQSSKPKIGTIFKEYKVSTWNSR
- a CDS encoding hypothetical protein (At least one base has a quality score < 10): MEAVDSYGMKSGIIKVIPPQEWKDALPKLDDLVKQVKVREPIKQDIMGSNGTYRQVNILHGRSYNLPQWRQLCDQSEHQPPARRGERRANAEKPKTRTRAATATVAKPADPSTPKKRGRGRPAKRGGRGKRLKQEQADDNEDRPMTPVSPKPEVAETEDKPVESVEKDPGEEVEEDYEPTVGRMGGLRQARTKTQTVSARRKYSRREGSAMIDEAAFKDWDYKMDISEYTPERCEELERAYWKTLTYAPPLYGADLMGTLFDESTEQWNLNKLPNLLDVLGEKVPGVNTAYLYLGMWKATFAWHLEDVDLYSINYLHFGAPKQWYSISQADARRFEAAMKNIWPTDAKACDQFLRHKGFLISPQHLKSHYNITVNKCVSYPGEFVVTYPYGYHSGYNLGYNCAEAVNFALDSWLDIGKIAKKCECAEAQDSVWINVYDIERKLRGEETEYEETEDDEEDDEDEQGDMPTPPSGSGVKFRLAGRKRKRAPGEKGGKVKKIRLRLKSKAEPPCCLCPNDTPSADLLLTDDGRKAHRLCAHYLPETYTETIDGQETVVNVSEIHKDRFELKCLYCRSKQGACFQCSQKRCARAYHATCAAAAGVFVEEEEIPVFGEDGTEYKEQAFEFSCRYHRTKRDRKLDGDALETDSRVRTAASKLQPGETCQLQYFKGDIFAGVVVENRHDEQTLLIDILPNGYARIYQKLDVVKSKLTACSDRLEVEWKWLLVPDPADYRLPKASAKAIPMPASQKAKEKLKTKRLHDGKPQKDDPFVEGCTWAEFNSHPVGNKEQVKIDFCKPDQIWYYLPKTSTEARAQFTEDPSNPRHNPRGNFLSTVPKPVKPPRPVPAYPPRQAYQPAAPYPAARLDKPYMYKPRTPASNNYPAMGNFTTQRFTPAAPSPVPVQQQPGNYRYPYAQPTLSGQQAAPAYSAQKFEVRQSPAYTPPGSTPRVQSSANALPHYQQNQWHGRYTSALPAPTPSHPGVAHPYPQPYQAPAPANHHQAPQARVALQADVSIFQKYPFFQVNHNRDSTKYRTPYAAWGGFTNGYEGNFRAHIMANKDAYLNGTIKDNRFQSSQNFGAYQPLHHHPPAHGHHASPGSQLRISQQPNLKQVPTPSPGTGTPSFSQFPRPAIKQQYLPPMPVQTHAPTQAQVQAPMQPQVQPQAQPQKSTPKPQQRPPQKPPQKAEEKPQQKSPQTAQPPNQSSKPKIGTIFKEYKVSTWNSR